TGTGATGGAAACATCGCTTTCGGGTGAAAGGCGGCGCGTGAATTACACGTTTTCAACTGGCGGAAGTATGGCGACGGATCTCGTGTGCGATGTCGATGGCGATGGGCGCGTTGCATTTTCTGATTTCCTGCGCTTTGCAGATGGTTTTAAGCTCTTACACACGGATAATAGATATGATCCAAAATTGGATTTCAACGGGGATGGGCCTGTTGATTTTCTGGATTTTCTCATTTTTGTTTCTCATTTTGGTGAATCGCGTTAAGGGAGTGGAGCTGTGATTGTATTGCGAACAGATCGAGAACTGGATTTGATGGTTGAAGCAAACCGCATTGTGGGGCTGGTGCATCGCACACTCAAGCCGCTTATTAAAGTGGGGACGACGACAAGAGAGCTGGATAGCGTGGCTGAAGATGTGATTCGGTCGCACGGAGCAGAACCCGCATTTAAGGGCTATAAGGGGTATCCCGCAGCGAGTTGTATTTCAATTAACGAACAGGTCGTACACGGGATTCCCGGATCGCGGAAGCTGGTGGATGGCGATATTGTCAGCATTGATATCGGTGTGAAATTGCGTGGTTACTACGGCGATCAGGCGATTACACGCGTTGTAGGTAATATTTCGGAGAGAGAGAAAGAGTTACTCAAGGTGACGCGAGAATCCCTGTTTAAGGGAATTGAGCAAGCGGTTGCCGGGAAACGCCTGAGTGATATTTGTGGGGCGGTACAAAACTGGGTTGAGCAATTTGGTTTTTCAGTCGTGCGGCAATTTGTGGGGCATGGCATTGGGCGCAGATTGCACGAAGAACCCGCCGTGCCCAATTATGTGCCCCCAGAGCGCAATCCTCGTTTGCGAAAGGGGATGGTGCTCGCCATTGAGCCGATGGTCAATTTGGGAACGCACGAAGTTGTGGTGGCCGATGACGGATGGACAGCGTCGGCTGCCGATGGGTTGCCTTCGGCGCATTTTGAACATGTGGTGGCGATTACGCGTGGAGAACCCAGGATTTTGACGATGTTTGAGGAAGATATCGATGCGTAAATCTATTCTCTTATGCATTCTTATGTGGTTGATGTCTTGTAGTCAGCACTATGAAGAGGGAGCGCATCCACCGCCAAAGCCTCCATCTGATCAGGCTCCAGCAGGAGATAAAGAGGTCTCACAGACATCAGGCGCCGTGGTTTCGGGGACGATTCGACTGGCCGATGGGCTGGGCGAGCGCATTGGGAGCAATGCCGTGCTATTTGTTATTGCGCGACCTGCCCCTGTTGGCGGGCCACCACTGGCCGTGAAGCGACTCGACGTTTCCGATTTTCCCCTTTCGTACACACTGACGCGAGGGGATGCGATGATTGAGATCGACTGGTCTGAGATTGATGCGTTATACGTTTCTGCTAAAATTGATGCAGACGGACGCGTGGGTGGCTCAAAGATAGGGGATATGGAGGGGATTTATCCGCAAAATCCCGTTGCGCCCGGGGCCGTGGAAGTGAATATTTTGATCGATACGGTGCATTGAGTTATGAGCTATACGGTGATTCACGCGACACACGAAGCGGTGCGCAAGGCTGGCGGTATTGGGACTGTACTCGAAGGCTTGATGACCTCTTCTGTGTATCAGAAAGCCGTGCGGCGTTCTTTTCTCGTCGGTCCGCTTTCGCGCCCAGAGGATGAGGATCTTCTTGCGGAAAGTGGCGAGGTGCTTTTTTCGACCATTTCCGGCGTGCAAAATGCGGATTGTGCTGACGCGCTCAATCGCGTAGCAGAGCGGTACAATGTCAATATTGTTTACGGGATACGCCGATTCACTCGTGGATATGAAGCCGATGTGTTGCTCGTTGATGCCGAAGATATCAATCCGCGGCATTCTCGCAATTTTAAGTACAATCTCTACCGGTATTTTGGCCTTACGTCTGACCGATACGATACGATTGCGGATTACGCGCTTTATATCGATAGTGCGGAAGCCGTTTACGACGCTGTTGTCGCGCTGATTGGTGAGGCACCGGGACCGCATATTGTGCTGGCCCATGAATATATGGGCATGCCCGTTGCGCTCAAAACTATTGTGGATAATGATCCGCGCTTTTGGGCGGTTTTTTACGCCCATGAGGTTTCAGTGATGCGCGGGATCACAGAGGACAACCCGGGGCACGATGTGATGTTTTACAACGCGATGGCGCGATCACTTGCACAGGGCGAAGTGGTTGAGGATGTATTTGGAGATCAGTCCGATTATTATCGGCACGCGCTGGTTCAATTGGCGTCGCACTGCGATGGTATTTTTGCCGTAGGCGACCCAACGCTTGATGAGCTTCGGTTTATGGGGCTTGAAGCGCAAGCGATAGACCTGGTGTACAATGGTATTCCCGCAATGCGGATTTCCTATGCAGAGAAATTACAGTCTCGCTCGCGTTTACAGGAGTATGCGCAAAATTTACTCGGATATGAGCCGGATGTGGTGATGACACATGTCACGCGTCCGGTGATTAGCAAAGGGCTGTGGCGCGATTTGCTCGTGTTGTCGCATCTCGATAGATTGTTGGGAGACACTGGACAAACGGGCGTGTTTTTTGTGCTTACAACAGCTGCAGAACAGCGCAATGCGAGAGATATCGAGACTATGGAGTCCGAATATGGATGGCCGGTTGTACACCATACAGGACCACCCGATCTGGTTTCAAATGAGCTGGATATCTGGCGGGATATGGAAGCGTTTAACCGCGAGTCTGTTGCGATTCAAACAATTTTGGTCAACCAGTTTGGATGGGACAGGGCGAGTTGTGGGCAGCGCATGCCGCAAGATATGGCGTTTGCGGATTTGCGTCAGGGCACGGATGTCGAATTTGGACAATCAATTTACGAACCTTTTGGTATTGCCGTGCTCGAACCGCTGACTTTTGGGGGGCTTTGCGTGCCGAGTAGTGTGTGCGGATGCTGTGGTTTTTTGGCTCGCGTAACAAAAGAACAGGCCGATCCTCTCGTCGTGGTAGCCGATTATACGGCAGATGTCGCATTGGATAGTGTCGCGTCTGCTCGTGCGATAGGAGAGTATGAACGCCGTATTCAGGAGGATAGAGTGTCGAAGAAAGTCGCGTGGGATATCGCAGATGCGTTGCCATCATCGGATAGAGAACGCGAGGCGCGATTGCATTCGGGGTATAAGTTGGCCGCACAAATGAGCTGGGACCGCGTGTGCGAAGCATTTTTTTTACCGGGTATAGCGCGCGCGATTTCCCGCGGTCGAGCACAACGAAACGTTTGACGCTTTGAAGCGTGTAAAGGGTTATTGTAGGTAACTATTTTTATCTTTTGAGTGATGATTATGATGAGAAAACGATTTTTACTGATTTTTTTACTTGCAGGTCTCGCTGGTTGCAATACCGAAAAGCGCAACCCATTGGGCGAGGGCTTTGTTGGACGCGATCCCGGCGATATAGTAGCGTTGCCCGCTGTTCCGTTAAAATCGGCGCGGTCCTTTCAATCTCTGATTTTTCCCACTGTGATGGGAGAACAAGAGGAATTGCTGATTGGACAGATGAATGGGTTTTTGTTGCGCAGTCTGTTGCGTTTCAACGTGCCAGATGAGCTGTCTGGCGGTGTGCCATCGGGTTTGACGATAGATTCCCTGCGCGTCAATCTGGGCATTCGGTCGGCGCGGTTGGTCGAAAATGCATCGCTGGTCGCATTGCGGCCCGATTCGCCATGGGAAGAACTTCAGACTTATGTCGATTCAATCTCGCTGGTCGAGACCGAAGTGCTTGCGACACCAATCCCCGATGCTATGGCGCAGGTGTTTGAAGATCGCGTTCGGATCGATTTGCCTGTGTCGCTCTTGAAGGATGCGGTAGAAGCGGGGACGTCGTCTTTGGAAATCCTGTTACAACCCGATGGGGAGGCATCTTTTTTGTTGGATATTTTTGCACGCGAAGCTACCGATATTCGCGCAGATGCACCGATTCCCGAATTGGAGGCCGTATATCGGGTGGGTGATGTGACAGAGCGTGCAGCTGTTCAAGCCGATGCAGATACCTATTGGAGTGCGCGGGTCAGTGGTGGTCCTTCAGAAGATCTGGCGATTCTTTCAGAGGGCTTGTTTTACGGCAGTGTTCTGGATTTTGATCTGCCCGATATTCCGCAAGGCGCGACGATCAATTCGGCCAAATTGCAATTGGATATCGATCTGGATCGTTCCTATTTTTCATCTTTTCCCTTTGAAATATATGGCCTGAAGATTGCAGAGGGCGATACTGCGTTTACGCGGTTCAATGAGAGATTACTCCTTGAACCAGCGACAGCCACTTATACGATTAACCAGACTTTGATTCAGGCATGGATATCTGGTGTGCGAGTAAATCATGGATTGGCTCTTTCACCTGTCTCTTTTGTTTCTTTAAGAGGCTTGCCCGTGCCCTTAAATTCGCCCCCGCTCATCCGATGGATTGTGTTAAAAGATGTGCGTTTGAACCTCATTTACTCTCTTCCTCCGGAATTGTAATTATGATGCGAATAATTCTCGCTTTGGGTTTTATTTTGTCACTGGTGCTGCCAGCTTGTGCCAATACAATTTTTTCTTTTTATGGTGTTGGAGATCCAGTCAGGCGCGTTGATGCGCGATCTCGAAGTATGGGCGGTGCCGGGCGGTCACTTGCAGATGGACTAAATTTTTCATCCCAAAATCCCGCTTTGTTGGGCGCTTTCCGCAGAGCATCTGTGAGTATGCAATTTATGGCTCAGCACCGATTTTTGAATGGCGAAAGCATTGTAAATGACGGGGATATCGGGGCTTTTCAGATCGCACTGCCTATGAGACGTGGTCCTGTCATAGGTGTCGGACTTGAACCGCTTACAGATATGGATTTCGGGGCGATAGAAGATCGAGGCACAGGTGATTTGAAGTATCAACTGGAAGTGGAAGCGACTGGGGGTATCCAGGCTATTTCTCTGGGGGTGGGGCATCGAATCGGGCACAGACTTTTTGTGGGAGGGCGTATAAATTGGGTGGCTATGGGGACATTTAATGAGTCTTGGATCAAGGATTTTGACAATGAGACGGTCTTCTTTTCTCACGATGAAATCACGCGCACCCACCGCGGATGGTTGCCTTCATTCGGGATTATCTATACGCCCACTTCGCGGTGGAGTTTGGGGGCAAATGTCGATATCGGAGGCAGTATCAAGCAGCGTCAGGTTCAAAGAAATCGCTTTGTGGGACAGCGTGAAGCCGTTGAAGTCGAGACGGAAAGCGATGTGGAATTTCCCCGGGAATTTGGAGCGGGGATAACGTATCTGGCGGGTTATCGCTGGCTGGCATCGATCGATGTATCTCGAGGACTGTGGCGCGCGACAGGAGATGGACGTTTTGATACGTGGGATGTAAGTGCAGGGATGTTGTGGCGCACGGGAGACCCCGATGTGCTGGTGCGGAGCCGGCGCTTTGAGCTTGGCGCGGGTTTTCATTATCGGTCGCTTTATTTTCCGACGACCTCTAATAGCCAGATTGGCGAATTAGGCGTCAGCTTCGGCATGGCGGTGCCATTTGTGAATAATAGTGGTCGGTTTCGCTATGTGCTCGAGGTGGGAAGGCGAGGCGATCGCTCAAAACACGGCGCATCAGAGCGATTTATTCAACACTCTTTTTCCGTAGTCGGTTTTGTAAGATAGTTTGCCGTGAGACAGTTCAAACGGTCTGTGTTCGGCGCGCGAGCGCGCGGATGCGGCCGTTTTTGATTTTCTGAACGATTTGATCGGATAGAAGGTGCAGAAGGGGAAGAGCAATTCCCGTGCAAACAAAGTACAGAGGGGCGGTTTCGGGTGCAATAGATTCAAAGCTGACGATTGCAAGGAGGCCCTGCGGCAAGAGCGGCAGCCAGGCTTGAACGGGTTGTGAGGTGAAATGCCTGCATAGCAGGCCTCCCGCAATTTTGCCCAAAACCAGGGCTGTGATCAGGGCATAAAAATAAGGCGGTACAGTAGATATTTGCCAGTCTAAAACAAGGCCAGTAGCATAGTGTGCGAGGGCAAAAGCAATCAGTGCTTCCGCATTTGGTGGACGCATATTGGGTCTCAGTCCGCGTTTGGTGCGCAAGGACAATACAAGGCCCACTGTCCAGGCCAGGATAAGGGGCTGAATCCAAACGTGCCACGAAGCAAGTGCGAGCAGAAATGATAGGGCAAACCAACTCGTAAATTGGCCTGTGAGGGTGTGGATATGCTGCAGCCAGCGATATACGAGTTCAATGCCAATAATTCCGATCAAAACGGCCAGTGCGATATCGGCGGCAAGATGAAGGAAGGAATCGAACCCGTCATTCAGGATGAATTCGACGCCAAAAATAAGCCCTGTTAAAAAGAGCAAGACGAGGCCGATTGCCGTAACGCATAAAGAAAAAGGCCATGTATCTCTCAGATTGTGTTCTGTGCGGTCTAAAAACATGGGGGCTGAGATACCTGATAGGATGGCAAGTTGCAAGGTGGTGACTAAGTGGAGGTCGAAAAATATGAGTACTGAAAAGGTTGCAAGAACGGGGGCTGCATACAGGTAAATACTACCCCTGAGCAAGCGATGATTTGCGAGGATAGGATGGGAGAGCGATGTGCCCAAATAAAGGCCGACCCAGGCCATTGCGATATCTGCAAAGGGTTTTATGCTCTGATGACTATCAGCGGTTGTAATAGGTGCGAAGCCGATGGCGAGACCCGCGGCAATCATGCCCAGGACATCGGGCAATTTGGCGCGATGGGCCAGTCGCGCACCCACGATAGAGGCCGTCAGCAGAAAGCCGACCCAGACCATTTCGGGGGGGGATTGGAGTAGCCAGATCAGGATACCGATACCAAGTGTAATGCAAAGAAGGCGCATGGAAATCGTCTCAGGTGTGAGATTGTGGTGAGTTTGCGGGTGGAATGAGTATCATTTGACTCAGAAAAACAGCAATTACGAGTCCCGTAATAAGCGTGTAATGCTGAAAGTCGAGGAGGTAAATGGCTTGTATACTAACAGCGATACTCAGCGTGCCTTGAGGACGCCAGCTCATGGCGAGCAATTCGCGCCAGGTCTGCGGTATTTGCCAGAGGGTTTGGGATACTGTGAAACCGATTGTGCGACCCATTCCGCGCACGAGTATCACGGTGAGAGCAAGTGGAAAAAGAGGCGACCAGAAAAAAAATATATCACCACCAAATTCCCCTATTATTGAGCCGATCAGTGCGAAAAAGATCGGCTCGATCACGTCATTTGCGCGTGTTGTAAATTCGACGATCTCGCGTTTTGCCACGGTTGTATTAATCAGCCAGATACCCGATAGAAATCCCACAGCAAGAGATGGCAAGTCCGGTGCTTGGCACAATCCAGAAAGGGCGATTACAATGCCCAGGACGAGGCTTAGTGCGCGAGCACCTGTGCGATGGCTGCGGAATGAAAAATCGAGCGCGATGCCTCCGACCACGCCTGCGCCGAGCATGAGCAGTGCAATACCAGTTACGCCTATAAATGGCAAGTTGCCCAAATAAAAAATGGGGTTTTCTGAAAGTGGGGGAAAAGCGATGCACAATACGGCCATGGCCGCGATATTTCCAAGTGGCAAGTTTTGA
The Gemmatimonadota bacterium DNA segment above includes these coding regions:
- a CDS encoding dockerin type I domain-containing protein produces the protein VMETSLSGERRRVNYTFSTGGSMATDLVCDVDGDGRVAFSDFLRFADGFKLLHTDNRYDPKLDFNGDGPVDFLDFLIFVSHFGESR
- the map gene encoding type I methionyl aminopeptidase, which encodes MIVLRTDRELDLMVEANRIVGLVHRTLKPLIKVGTTTRELDSVAEDVIRSHGAEPAFKGYKGYPAASCISINEQVVHGIPGSRKLVDGDIVSIDIGVKLRGYYGDQAITRVVGNISEREKELLKVTRESLFKGIEQAVAGKRLSDICGAVQNWVEQFGFSVVRQFVGHGIGRRLHEEPAVPNYVPPERNPRLRKGMVLAIEPMVNLGTHEVVVADDGWTASAADGLPSAHFEHVVAITRGEPRILTMFEEDIDA